A stretch of DNA from Candidatus Zixiibacteriota bacterium:
CGCTCGTCTATTTCACGACACGAGCGAATGTCATACCAATTATTTCGAGTATGGCCCCGGCGAATCATTCGCAGCAATGGATAATCACCGCGAATCTGTCTGCATATATCAGCGATGCTCTGGGAGATTCGTTATCGTGGACTCTGGAAATCAATCATACGACATTCTCCGGGACGAGATATAATGGGACGATAGCAAGGACGGTTTCATTGCAGAGCTCTCACAACTACACTTGGTGGGTGAACGTCAGCGACATCAATACGACGGTGAAGAGAAAGCTATGGTTCGTCACGACAGATTCAGACAAGCCGATGATCTACGATGCAAAAATGAACCAAAGCACATTATGTTATGGGATTTTCCTCACAGCAAATCAGACGGCGACATTTGGACTTTTCAATATCAGCGACACGAATCCGATCTATTACGACATCATGGTGAATATCACAACGAGTGCAGGAGACCATCTGAATTTCATGACGCACAACCCAACTGCAACATGGTCACATCTCATTAATCTTTCAAATGGATTAAATATAATACGGACAAAATTGACTGATCATTACGGAAATGTCGCATGGAAGAACATCTCGTTTACCATAAACATATACAGGATGCAACTCATCGAAGCGGAAACAGGTAAATTGTTATTGTTTGGAAGATTCCATTATCAGAATCCATGGTCGATACTAAACGTAAGTCTTCCGGAATTGTTTGGGACGACTCCCCCGAATCACAACATAACTGGCTATGATTGGTACTGGGACTTTTTGGTTCAAGGAAACAATGGCTGGGAATATCCATGGGCTTGGCCTGGACGCGGTGGAGGAGCATTGAGATATGGACCAACGGGAAGCATGAATTTCACTGTAGTATATCCAGAAACATCTGCGACGTTCCCACCAACAAATACCCTGCATCCATATTCATTGAGATTCAATATCAGATTCTGGGCATCGGAAAGCGATCCAGTTGGAACATTATTAACATGTTATCTCGATCCGACACTGATAAACGATTATGATCCAACATGGACGCCAAATGCAACTATAAAGATAACGATCCCATCATTGGGAAGACCTTCGACAGATAGAGATGGTACAAACGATTATTATTCGTGGGGAACCAGCGGAGCAGTGACGTGGCCAGCAACAGGAAAGACATTCCCGCAGGGACCATTCTACGAACAAGACATAACATCGACGCAAGAGAAACCATTTGGAGTATGGTCGATGAACGCACAGGCATGGAATCTGCTCGATTACACGAAGTTTATAACAGGAACAACGACATCATACGGACAAGCAGTTTATACGATCCCGGGACTATACTATTTCAAGATATACAAAAATGGAGTTCCAATCATCCTAACGACGATCGATGGGGGAAAAGCATCTACCATAGATCTCGATCTTCTTGAAAAGAGTACTGCACAGATGCCGGTGATACAAGGAACTCTCGGAGTGCAAAAGTTGTCGAATCATTCTCTATTGATCTATTTCCATAATGTGGATAGATTGGTTTCGGAGACGCAGATAAAAATATACAATGCCACCCATATTTTCCTCTGGTACAATGAAACGAACAATCCGAATGAGTTCTACGTCTACTTTGATTGGACAACAACACCCTCTGTGAATATAAATGAATCGATAACCGTGGAAGCAATACCTGGAGGACAATCGCCAATATCTACAACGTTCATAATAAGTGGAATGATAGGACCATCAACACCAGGTGAAGCAATTCCTCCGGAAATGGTCATGATCGTATGCATTGCATTATTGTTATTTGGATTGACATTGTTCAGCGTAGGAGCAACGGTCAGTTTCTTCGGGCCAGTGACGTGCGGAATATCGCTTGCATTGACGGCAATGGCGACACAGATATGGTACATCCATATGCTGCAGTTTATGCTCATCTTCTTCATTGCATTCATGATCATCGTTTTCAGGTACGAATATACGACCGATAGGAGCGTGCAATAATGGCAAGCAAAACCGGTGAGTTCTTCAAATTCCTAATCATGCTGCAGATCCTCTTCGGATTGCTGATAACGTGCACGGTCCATTTTCTTCCAGCAGATGCAAAAGTATTCATCAATCCAATGGCAGCCAAATGGACGCAGGACGATGCAACGATTCAAAAGAACAAGATGAATGATACATTCACAAACTTGAAGAATCAGAACCCGGTGCTCGCTGGACTCGGCGTGGCATTCCAGACAGGATCGTTCATCGTGGATATGCTCATCAATAGCGTGCTGGCGTTGCCTGAGATGGCATCCATTCTTATTGGAGGAATATTCGTCTTCATTCCGATCGACCCATACATTGGTTCGGTAATATCGATTGCCGTCTTTGCAGTCTGTACCATGGTGTACATGTTATTGCTGATCGGATTCCTTGGCGGGATAAGATCGGGAACGGTGGTTTAAAATGGCATGGGATCAATTGATTTCAGGAAATCTTGGAGTAAGCACTGCGCAGCTCGTGATGATAGGAACATTCTTCTTCGGACTTATCATCTGCGCGAAGAGCGTGAAGATAGGCGTCATGATTTGGGCAACGTTGTTCTTTGGTGAATTTGTCATGTTTTATCTTGCAGACCATGTAACAGTCATCAATTGGGAGCAACCATTGATAGCGTGGTTTATTACCATGGTATTCATGTGCGTTCTATTGCTGACAAGTTACTGGTCATACGAAGATAAACGCAAAATCATTATATGAGGAAGGAGATATAGAATAAATGATAGAAGCATTTTGGATAATTCTGACGCTTATCTGTTTTGGAATATTGCTTGCAAAGCTTGCGAATGTCATGAAGTTCGGTGACTTCTACGATCCGGAATGGGCAGTCGTTGGAATTGTCGGCGCATCGATTTCATTCGGGTTCATTCTTCTGATGACGATTTTCAATGCTGATACGAATACTGAGCTCGTTGTCTATTTATGGTTGCATGTAGCGATCTACGCGATCACATTCATCTTGTTCGTCGCAGAAATATTCATGTTCTTCACAATGATTGGCAAGAAGAAAGGGAAAGAACAATACGGTGATCGTCAGCGGTTTGGTCAAGGATAAAATATCGCATATCTCTTTTCTTATTTCTTATTAAGCAATACTCTGATACTTGTCCAGTGATCAAATGGAACAGAACGAAATCCTTATAGTTGAGGGAAACATCCAAGCGAACATTGGGGCGATCATAATGTTGATCGTCGGTGTCGGTGTATCCGCACTTGTTCTGATCTTCGTTGGAACCCTTGGAGGCCAGACTTACAACCTCGTCGAGCCAAAGATCGACGCCATCCAAAACGAACAAATCAAGGTGTACGTGAAAGAAGGCATCATAAGTGCTTTCCAGGCACTGAGCACAACCGGATCGTATTTGCCGATCATCGTGTTGGCAGTAGTGATCTTCATCGTCCTCGGGCTGATATTCAGCATGGTCGGCGGTGGAGTCGGCACCGGAATGGGCGGAACGGCTCTCTAAACAGTTTGAGGATTTTCTTTTTTCCTCAACTCTCTCTCCTTTTTTTGGAGGGCCAGAATGCCAAAAAAAACAAAACTCAAAGGGATAGCAGCCCAATACGGGAAAATTAAGCTCCCCTTATTCTCAAAGAAAAAGAGGCGGTAAATGGAAACGCAAAAGAATATCGCAGCAATCATCACCTTGATTGTAGGTATTGGAGTAGCAACTCTTTGCCTTATTTTCGTCGGAGTTTTGGGCGGTCAAACCTATCAGCTCAATGAGCACAATATAAATCAGGTAGGGACTGCCACTCAGGGAAACCCAAGCCATGCAGCGATTCGTATGACATACGATACGCAAGTGACATACAAACAATGGTTCACGGTGCATGATGCATTCACGAACGGGACCATCTCTTTCTATGCAAACTCGACATCACTGACACAGAACAAGTTCAACATTCATGCGGGAAACCATACCGTGCGAATGGTCGATGCAACATACAATAAAACGGACGTGATACTTCATTACAAGTACGACAACGCGACAATGAGAACTTACATCAAGGAAGGAGCAATTTCAGCATTCGCAGCTTTGGAAGAAACAGGTGGATATTTACCGATCGTAGTTATTGCAGTGATCATCATAATTGTTTTAGGGATGGTCATGGGAATGGCTGGATTCAAAAAACCTGGCGAATCATCGGGCGGAGCACTATAGATCTCCTGGGCATAATCGCCCTTTTCTTTTTATAATTTAGTTGGATCGATAAGTCCGATTCTCGCAAGCCGGGGAACGGCAAGCATCTTGTTTCTCAATGTTATCTTTGCAGTGATTGGTTTTTCAGAAAGAGCTTGTTTAAGAATATACTGAACATCTTCTTTTTTGCTCAAAAATTTGGAGATACGGATTGCAGGACGTCCTTGAGGGCCAAAATGCTCGAACACTTCGATGAAAAGCTCTACTTCCAAAGCATTCTCTCCATTGACCATGATACTAACATATATAAGACAGAAGTATATTATCTTTATTGCAATGAAAACAGTCCATTTTAGTATGTATTCAACGACAGCAGAACAATTAACAGATTTGAAGAAAAGGCTCGAAGAGAAACGAGGAATTGTCTTGACAAAAAATCTAATTATCCATGAAGCATTACAACTTTTAATGGAACGGGAGAGCTTCCTATGAGCATTGATACTGAAATTGAAGAATTGAAAATGAAGCAGCGGTTGATCGAACTTGAAAAGAAACGAGATCTTATAAAACAAAAAGAAAAAGAACTGGCTGAATTAACGGGGAAGCCAGTTGCAGAACCATTTGAAGAGGTCCAAAAAAATATTGTCGTTACAAAAATCGAGGCAGATACTAAAAAAACTGAGACTGTTATGAATATGATAAGGAGAGGAGATGCATCTGTGCCAGCGCCAGCGCTTGCACAGCAATTACCCCCAGACCCGGTGCAGCAATTCTTAAAACAACAGGGAACTTCCGTCGAGCAAATGCAGACAGAAGATTCCGTGAATATGCCTCGCAGAGTTGCTGCTGCCGAGGTCTTAAAAATGGTGAGCATCATCGTTCTTTTGGGAACATTGAATATCGTCTTCGGTTTCATGCTCTATATGTTCGCTGCAATAGGACTTCGCATCGTCTCAGACATATCACTCGCATTGATATTGATAGTTGATGGATTCTACATGATGAAGGCAGCAAGACACCGAAATTATCTCGTAAAAAAGTACCAGCTCATTCAACCAAGAACAATATTTAGTCTTCCACAAAGACAACCAAAAGAACCGAAGCAAGGCAGTAGGTTCTGATGCCGAGTGAAGAGTCAATAGCATCTGCTTCATACATTTTATCATTCTATAATGACATAGAATCTGTCACGAACGCCTATTCATCGTATCTGAACGTTCTGGTACGTATCCAGGACCGGTACGGGATGAAGGACAAAGATAAGAAAGAGAAAGAGAAGAAATTGGAATCAGAAGATGAAGATGCTTTATTGGGCGTCGCTGAAACATTGCGCGTCTGGATCACTCGTTGTTATATAAAAGCATCAACATTACAGGAAAAGATACCGGATCTGAAGAATGCACTTGCAGAGATCAAAGGATTCTACGAAAAGGCAATATCGACGTCCGTGATCGAAAAAGAAGTGGCAGAAGGATTCGTCCTCGCAATTAATAAGACATTCGTCTCAGGCGTCTTGAAAGACCTTCTGATTCAATCGAAAGACATTTACTCTCAATTATTGAAAACATAAGAGGAAGGATGCCAGAACAACCACAAACTCCAGGACAGCCCACTTTTGGCTTTGAACGCAATCTTGCTCCGATGATCTATACAAAGGACCAGGAAAAGACGTTCATCGACAAAGTGCTTGATCGTAAGGACAGCGAACGTCTTGCAGAACTCATGAAAAAAGAAGAGCTCGATAGGACCGAACTCCTTGAATTGCTCTACTTAATCGTCTCTATAAATACAAAACTTGTGAACTATAGTGATTGGGATAGGTATCTTCTTGGAAAGTTCCTGGCATGGATCCGTGACTTCTGCACGCTGCATGAATCATTGCTCGATTACATCAAACAATTTGAAGATGAAAAAGATCCAAAGGCGACAAAAGAAGAAATAAAAAACAAAGAAGACGTCATGAAGACGCTCACGACAATACGAAAATACGATTCTCATAATCTAAAGTTTCTGATAGACATCTACCTCTATTTATCAAACAGTACATTGTCGATCGGAGGTACGGCATTCGATACTCTGTCAAAGAACAGATATGAATATGCGTATCCAAATGCAGGATACAATCCGGCAGCTCCTCCGCAGAAAAAGGGAGTTTTTGACTGGCTTAAAAAAGGTGATTAAATGAAAGAGATTCTATTGACACAAGGAAAAGTAGCAATCGTTGATGATGAAGATTTTGAAGAACTGAATAAATATAAATGGGACGCTCATATTTCATGGCATACCTATTATGTAGAACGAGGAGTATACGATCGAGAAACAGGAAAAGTAAAAATTATAAAAATGCATCGACAAATCATGGGATTTCCAGAAGGAAAAGAAATAGATCACATTAATCACAATGGGATGGATAATAGAAAATGTAATTTAAGATCATGTGAGCATTGGCAAAATAAAAAAAATGGTCTTCTTTACAAAACAAACACATCAGGTTTTCGTGGAGTTTCTTGGTACAAACGATCACAAAAATGGAGAGCATATTTTTATAGAGAAAGCACTCAAAAAACAATAGGATATTTCGATAATATAATTGAAGCAGCGAGAGCATATGATGAGAAAGCAAAAGAACTTGGTGAATTTGCAATATTGAACTTCGGTGGTGATTAACATCAACCTATACTCTGCAAAAAAGTTTACGATGATATTCCTATCGGGAATTGTTCCATCGATAATGTTTATGATCGCATTGATGTCTGGATATAGTATCATTCTGGCATTGATTTTTGTAATAGTGATGGCAATGCTGATGATGATCATCACCGTAATTATGATACGGCATCCATTGACATCATTGATAGAAGGAAAGGGATTCCTGACGATGTGTCTGGATTCGACCGGTTATATCGAAACATTCATCGTAGCGCCAAATCTCCCATTCATCTCAGGAATGTTCCATAAAAAGAAAGTCGAATCGATGTTCAACAGAGACGATGTAACATATCTCGTTCCTCCAAGAAAAGCAGGATTGGCGGAAGCAACG
This window harbors:
- a CDS encoding AP2 domain-containing protein, which translates into the protein MKEILLTQGKVAIVDDEDFEELNKYKWDAHISWHTYYVERGVYDRETGKVKIIKMHRQIMGFPEGKEIDHINHNGMDNRKCNLRSCEHWQNKKNGLLYKTNTSGFRGVSWYKRSQKWRAYFYRESTQKTIGYFDNIIEAARAYDEKAKELGEFAILNFGGD